The following DNA comes from Streptococcus canis.
CACAAAACTTTAGCACTATTTCTAACTTTCAGTTCAGTTGTCTTATGCCTCTTCTTTTTTGTAAGCAAGAGCTGATAAACCTGCTGCCAGAGCTAGACTAACCACTGTAGCTGCTTGAGCAGATAGTTGGTTTGACTGCTCACTTGTTTTAGGCAAAGCAGCAGTTTCTGACAGACCAGTTGCCAGAGGAATTTTGTCAGGGGTAGTCACGGGTTTTTCAACTATATTTAACAGAATCAGTCGGAATCATCATGCCTTGGCTATATTCCTCTGCTTTAGGAAGGCTAGTTTCTGGCACTTCTTTTTCTGGTTAAACAGGGGAGTTACCATCGGCATCAAATTGGCAATCAACAATTGTTGGTGACTCTCCCGACCATCAGCCAGTTCACTATCATCAAAGGCACCAAAGATGGTCAAGGTCTTTTGATCAGCTGACAAGCTATA
Coding sequences within:
- a CDS encoding LPXTG cell wall anchor domain-containing protein, whose product is MTTPDKIPLATGLSETAALPKTSEQSNQLSAQAATVVSLALAAGLSALAYKKEEA